A genomic stretch from Salvelinus namaycush isolate Seneca chromosome 25, SaNama_1.0, whole genome shotgun sequence includes:
- the cbln12 gene encoding cerebellin 12, whose product MYPRVVRSSTLEPTVLLGLLLLWGPLGAQTQNDTEPIVLEGKCLVICDSTPNSEPAGNALGMSVRSGTGRVAFSATRQTNHEPTDMSNRTMIIYFDQILVNVGNHFDQESSVFLAPRRGVYSFNFHVVKAYNRQTIQVSLMLNGWPMISAFAGDMDVTREAATNAGLVIMERGDKAYLKLERGNLMGGWKYSTFSGFLVFPL is encoded by the exons ATGTATCCCAGGGTGGTTCGTTCATCCACCTTAGAGCCCACAGTGTTGCTGGGGCTGCTGCTCCTATGGGGGCCTCTAGGGGCCCAGACCCAGAATGACACAGAGCCTATCGTCCTGGAAGGAAAGTGTTTGGTGATCTGTGACTCCACTCCCAACTCTGAGCCAGCGGGAAATGCCCTGGGCATGTCAGTACGCTCAGGCACCGGCCGGGTGGCCTTCTCTGCCACCCGCCAGACAAACCACGAGCCCACAGACATGAGCAACCGCACCATGATCATCTATTTCGACCAG ATCCTGGTGAATGTGGGCAATCACTTTGACCAGGAGAGCAGTGTCTTCCTAGCCCCCAGGAGGGGAGTCTACAGCTTCAACTTCCATGTAGTGAAGGCCTACAACAGACAAACTATCCAG gttagtctGATGTTGAATGGGTGGCCAATGATCTCAGCCTTCGCTGGGGACATGGATGTGACACGAGAGGCAGCCACCAACGCAGGCCTAGTGATCATGGAGAGGGGAGACAAGGCCTACCTCAAACTAGAGAGGGGAAACCTGATGGGTGGCTGGAAGTATTCCACCTTCTCCGGCTTCTTGGTTTTCCCCCTATAG